The Thermosinus carboxydivorans Nor1 genome includes a window with the following:
- a CDS encoding diguanylate cyclase, giving the protein MLTIPKKTNEANQLFFWVILGLLVIWLFSGLTACKLSTPVLLTLHNIMEISGITLGFIIFFIVWYATNHNVGIQACVISLIALSISIFEIGHVLAYPGMPEIATETLDHLWITYSLVARLIWGFGLLYAMTLPASNGTFAYYPNKTLLYSTLLVVAALMANVSFNNTLSPSLYIDRYDHPLAVLGRVVVLVADAAAFIILRRYHPNHVSRNFLQMALIFSFLADLSYLFSSHTPFVLNVSAHLCKVLSYYYLQRAIFVVVIQNPYEEIMKFKDEMEKLAANNAKLYQESEQQRNLIEDTLAKIGTIISSQLNLKDTLDAIADMVADMMHARQSCIALLTKDHSVLQVAATYGINTPPVVIPLQSSLAGQVLENKTALYIDDLTLHPELFRPQLIFSSIRSLICAPLVNDQEVIGVIEAYSSDKAAFTERDALFLKALGSYAGAAIASAMLYEETKLRLDEEKFLYQIAQSAASTIDTDTIMAQCTTHTVNALNADMGIGFLLGSSGRILSAKATVGIDCTITDVELAACPKLAELTGAFKPAAATADAFPFLSQSCGKNTAKHLLVLPLSVDHRLLGVIILGWRGFVAPDRLERLPFAALMAQQIALGLEKANLYNQVKAMALSDGLTGLANRRNFDMFLKAELRRSFTLKRPLSLIMFDLDKFKTYNDTYGHLTGDKLLAQIGEILRHNVRSIDLPARYGGEEFSIILPECTNAEALAIAEKLRQIVEETHFPDNLGAFTARITASLGVATYDPAITSGGVPDMEDLIAWADKALYQAKQQGRNRVVNAALVQ; this is encoded by the coding sequence TTGCTTACCATACCGAAAAAAACAAACGAAGCCAATCAGCTTTTCTTCTGGGTAATTCTAGGCCTTTTGGTTATTTGGCTATTTAGTGGCCTGACTGCCTGCAAGTTGTCCACACCTGTCCTGCTGACACTGCATAACATTATGGAAATTTCAGGTATAACTTTGGGATTTATCATCTTCTTTATTGTCTGGTATGCAACCAACCATAACGTGGGGATTCAGGCTTGTGTCATCAGCCTCATTGCACTGAGTATAAGCATCTTTGAAATCGGCCATGTACTTGCCTATCCCGGTATGCCCGAGATCGCAACTGAAACGCTTGATCACCTTTGGATCACCTACTCGCTGGTCGCACGCTTAATCTGGGGCTTTGGCCTGCTCTATGCCATGACGCTCCCAGCGTCAAACGGCACGTTCGCCTATTATCCCAATAAGACACTCCTCTACTCTACCTTGCTCGTCGTCGCCGCCCTAATGGCCAACGTCAGTTTCAATAATACCTTATCGCCCAGCCTCTATATTGACCGTTATGACCACCCGCTTGCCGTTTTGGGCCGCGTTGTGGTTTTAGTTGCCGACGCCGCTGCCTTTATTATTCTGCGCCGCTACCACCCAAACCATGTGTCCCGCAACTTCTTGCAAATGGCCTTGATTTTCAGCTTTCTTGCCGATTTGAGTTATCTTTTTTCCAGCCATACTCCCTTTGTTCTCAACGTGTCGGCACACCTTTGCAAAGTTCTCAGCTACTATTACTTGCAGCGGGCCATTTTTGTCGTCGTAATTCAAAATCCCTATGAAGAAATCATGAAATTCAAGGATGAAATGGAAAAACTGGCCGCTAATAACGCCAAGCTATATCAGGAATCGGAACAGCAGCGCAACCTGATTGAAGATACTTTGGCTAAAATCGGTACAATCATTTCTTCCCAGCTTAATCTGAAAGACACACTAGACGCCATTGCCGACATGGTGGCCGACATGATGCACGCCCGACAGAGCTGTATCGCCCTATTGACAAAAGACCATTCCGTTCTGCAGGTCGCCGCTACCTATGGTATCAACACACCGCCAGTAGTTATTCCCCTGCAGTCCAGTCTCGCCGGGCAAGTCCTTGAAAACAAGACAGCATTATATATTGATGACTTGACACTTCACCCCGAACTTTTCCGGCCGCAACTTATCTTTTCGAGTATCCGTTCCCTTATCTGTGCTCCTCTTGTCAATGACCAAGAAGTGATTGGTGTCATCGAGGCCTATAGCAGTGATAAAGCGGCTTTTACCGAACGGGATGCCCTCTTCCTCAAAGCGCTGGGGTCATACGCCGGTGCAGCCATTGCCAGTGCCATGCTTTATGAAGAAACTAAGCTGCGGCTGGACGAGGAAAAGTTTCTCTACCAAATCGCTCAGTCCGCTGCTTCCACCATTGACACAGATACCATAATGGCTCAATGCACCACTCATACTGTCAACGCGCTTAACGCCGATATGGGCATCGGTTTTCTGCTTGGCAGCAGCGGAAGAATATTATCGGCCAAAGCGACGGTTGGCATCGACTGCACCATTACCGACGTTGAACTGGCAGCCTGTCCGAAGCTAGCTGAATTAACTGGCGCGTTTAAACCGGCAGCCGCTACCGCTGATGCTTTCCCGTTTTTATCCCAATCCTGCGGTAAAAATACCGCTAAACACCTACTTGTCTTACCACTGTCAGTAGACCACCGCCTATTAGGTGTTATTATCCTGGGTTGGCGAGGCTTTGTTGCCCCGGACCGGCTGGAACGGCTGCCTTTCGCCGCCCTGATGGCCCAACAAATCGCCTTAGGCCTTGAAAAAGCGAACCTGTATAATCAGGTTAAAGCCATGGCCCTCTCTGATGGTTTAACCGGTCTTGCCAACCGCCGCAATTTCGACATGTTTTTAAAAGCCGAACTCCGACGTTCGTTTACTTTGAAGCGCCCCCTGAGTTTAATCATGTTCGACCTGGATAAATTCAAGACCTACAATGACACATATGGCCATCTTACCGGCGATAAACTATTGGCCCAAATTGGCGAAATCCTTCGCCATAATGTACGGAGCATCGACCTGCCGGCCCGGTATGGCGGAGAAGAGTTTAGTATTATCCTGCCTGAATGTACTAATGCCGAGGCGTTAGCCATAGCGGAAAAACTGCGCCAGATCGTAGAGGAAACCCATTTCCCCGATAACCTCGGCGCCTTTACCGCCAGGATTACAGCCAGTCTTGGCGTAGCCACCTACGACCCTGCCATAACATCCGGCGGCGTTCCTGACATGGAAGACCTTATCGCTTGGGCCGACAAGGCTCTTTACCAGGCAAAACAGCAAGGACGCAACCGGGTAGTCAACGCCGCCCTGGTCCAATAG
- a CDS encoding DUF1540 domain-containing protein, with product MSTTNPVVKCTVEQCTHHMPGNQCGAAKISVYNNEATGTSQTSADTCCKSFHHRKTIGDMVGALHNANWGGVITAGMYDGKQITPNVECFVANCKFWETGNFCNAGSITVTGRNASKTDDTDCETYVPKS from the coding sequence ATGTCAACCACCAACCCGGTTGTAAAGTGTACCGTTGAGCAATGCACCCATCATATGCCTGGCAATCAGTGCGGGGCAGCTAAGATTAGTGTTTATAACAACGAAGCAACCGGCACTTCCCAAACTTCTGCCGACACTTGCTGCAAGTCGTTCCATCACCGCAAGACGATTGGCGATATGGTTGGCGCTCTGCATAACGCTAACTGGGGTGGCGTCATAACAGCCGGCATGTACGATGGTAAGCAGATCACGCCTAATGTAGAGTGTTTTGTGGCCAATTGCAAGTTTTGGGAAACAGGCAATTTCTGCAATGCGGGGAGTATTACCGTGACGGGGCGCAACGCGTCCAAGACGGATGATACAGATTGCGAAACATACGTCCCCAAAAGCTAA
- a CDS encoding MFS transporter → MGNLPHRQSAYYVALLAAGHFLSDFYVTFLPGLLPVIIEKLGLSLTLSGLLVMVYSFTSNIVQPICGYYIDKSGYTWLILLTIPVSAIFICLSGLAASPMILFAFITLSGLASSLFHPLGSALLGKVSSEQNKGLAMAVFIGGGNFGVAAAPAIVIFFLMRYGADNLLWLSVPGLLLTLAYYFAGLHRIRLMPATTAATTQPGAAWYRSGRLLALNIAMGLRAWPQAALPNFLPVWLAQQGHSPTLAGSLLTIFLFGGALGSVGGGYVGDKLGRKSCIMGSLALCLPAMYLFLTSAELSPLTWAALFVSGAALQATLPSSIVWAQDLLPSNAAMASGMMLGLSFGLGGVGAAVTGALADVIGLKQALLWTIAPVTLAIILTYLIPTAPTATFTGQKNNTSRLESLS, encoded by the coding sequence ATGGGAAATCTTCCCCACCGCCAAAGCGCCTATTATGTGGCGCTTTTAGCGGCCGGTCACTTTTTGAGCGATTTTTATGTCACTTTTTTACCGGGTTTGCTGCCCGTCATTATTGAAAAACTCGGTCTGTCGCTTACCCTCAGCGGCCTGCTCGTCATGGTGTATTCCTTTACTTCGAATATCGTACAACCAATCTGCGGCTATTATATCGATAAGAGCGGCTATACCTGGCTAATTTTGTTGACGATTCCCGTCAGCGCCATCTTTATCTGTCTGTCAGGACTGGCGGCCAGCCCGATGATACTTTTTGCCTTCATTACCCTGTCCGGCCTGGCGTCATCCCTGTTTCATCCCCTAGGTTCGGCTCTGCTCGGTAAAGTTAGTTCCGAACAAAACAAAGGATTGGCCATGGCGGTCTTCATCGGCGGCGGTAATTTCGGCGTTGCCGCCGCGCCAGCCATCGTCATTTTCTTTCTTATGCGATATGGGGCGGATAACCTGCTCTGGCTGTCAGTCCCAGGACTTTTGCTTACCCTTGCTTACTATTTCGCCGGTCTGCACCGCATCCGGCTAATGCCTGCCACGACAGCCGCTACCACGCAGCCGGGAGCAGCATGGTACCGCTCCGGCCGCCTGCTGGCCCTCAATATTGCAATGGGCCTGCGCGCGTGGCCGCAGGCCGCTCTCCCGAATTTTTTACCGGTGTGGTTGGCTCAGCAGGGCCACTCACCAACCCTCGCCGGCTCTCTGCTCACGATTTTTCTCTTCGGCGGGGCTCTGGGCAGTGTAGGCGGCGGCTATGTGGGGGACAAACTAGGCCGAAAAAGTTGTATTATGGGTTCACTGGCCTTATGTCTGCCAGCAATGTACCTGTTTTTAACCAGCGCCGAACTCTCGCCGTTAACCTGGGCAGCTTTGTTTGTTAGCGGCGCTGCGCTGCAGGCGACCCTGCCTTCTTCAATTGTCTGGGCCCAGGACCTGCTCCCGTCTAATGCCGCCATGGCGTCAGGCATGATGCTGGGCCTATCCTTCGGCTTGGGTGGCGTGGGCGCCGCCGTCACTGGCGCTCTGGCCGACGTCATCGGCCTCAAACAAGCCCTGCTCTGGACAATAGCGCCGGTCACGCTGGCCATTATCCTCACCTATCTTATTCCCACAGCTCCGACCGCCACTTTCACCGGCCAGAAAAACAATACTTCCCGCTTGGAAAGTCTAAGTTAA
- a CDS encoding DUF896 domain-containing protein, with product MITPEMIARINELARKQRSCGLSEQEKTEQAILRRQYIDHIKAQVREQLGSSQNPAVQPRPRLPLRLSSPPLIAGYSLSPKGVRAWEIFPTAKAPIMWRF from the coding sequence ATGATTACCCCGGAGATGATTGCCCGGATTAATGAGCTAGCCCGCAAGCAGCGCAGCTGCGGACTGTCCGAGCAGGAAAAGACGGAGCAAGCCATATTGCGCCGCCAATATATCGACCATATTAAAGCGCAAGTAAGAGAACAACTGGGATCGTCTCAAAACCCAGCAGTGCAGCCACGGCCACGATTGCCGCTGCGGCTGTCATCACCACCATTAATAGCTGGATATTCTCTAAGTCCGAAAGGAGTGCGGGCATGGGAAATCTTCCCCACCGCCAAAGCGCCTATTATGTGGCGCTTTTAG
- a CDS encoding twin-arginine translocase TatA/TatE family subunit, giving the protein MFGLGMPELVLILIIALVVFGPSKLPEMGSALGKTIREFRKGTQEPEEQDGHQSKAEKAG; this is encoded by the coding sequence ATGTTTGGCCTCGGTATGCCGGAACTTGTCTTAATTCTCATTATTGCCCTTGTTGTTTTTGGACCGTCGAAATTACCGGAAATGGGTTCGGCTCTTGGCAAAACCATTCGTGAATTTCGCAAAGGTACCCAAGAGCCGGAAGAACAGGATGGGCATCAATCAAAAGCTGAAAAAGCGGGTTAA